One genomic window of Salvia miltiorrhiza cultivar Shanhuang (shh) chromosome 4, IMPLAD_Smil_shh, whole genome shotgun sequence includes the following:
- the LOC131021904 gene encoding NADH dehydrogenase [ubiquinone] iron-sulfur protein 1, mitochondrial codes for MGLTHLASRAILRSARLAASNSRHQLRRAIVTTPELHNSAEAAAADAQPEPDLPKRNPVAGARVHFPNPDDAIEVFVDGYPVKIPKGLTVLQACMLAGVDIPRFCYHDRLSIAGNCRMCLVEVEKSPKPVASCAMPALPGMKIKTDTPLAKKAREGVMEFLLMNHPLDCPICDQGGECDLQDQSMAFGSDRGRFTETKRSVVDKNLGPLVKTVMTRCIQCTRCVRFASEIAGVPDLGMLGRGSGEEIGTYVEKLMTSELSGNVIDICPVGALTSKPFAFKARNWELKGTESIDITDAVGSNIRIDSRGPEVMRIVPRLNEDINEEWISDKTRFFYDGLKRQRLNDPMIRGADGRFKAVSWHDALAVVAEVIHKVKPEEIVGVAGKLSDAESMIALKDFLNKMGSDNIWCEGNGPSPNADLRSGYIMNTSISGLEKADAFLLVGTQPRVEAAMVNARIRKTVKATNAKVGYVGPPADLNYAHEHLGTGPETLTELAEGRHPFYSALSSAKNPVIIVGAGIFGRKDKDAIFSVVETIAKKINAVRPEWNGLNVLLLNAAQAAALDLGLVAESEKSIESAKFIYLMGADDVNLDKTPDDAFVVYQGHHGDRGVYRANVILPASAFTEKEGTYANTEGCAQTTVPAVPTVGDSRDDWKIVRALSEVAGVALPYDNLSAIRSRISTVAPNLLCVDEREPAAFSTSALRPQVKEKPDAAPFTAAVENFYMTDSITRASKIMAQCSAMLLKK; via the exons ATGGGGCTGACTCACCTCGCTTCTCGGGCCATTCTCCGATCCGCCCGCCTCGCCGCCTCCAACTCCCGCCATCAGCTCCGCCGCGCCATCGTCACCACGCCGGAGCTCCACAACTCTGCTGAAGCAGCTGCGGCGGATGCCCAGCCCGAGCCAGATCTCCCCAAGAGGAACCCTGTGGCCGGCGCCCGTGTCCATTTCCCCAATCCGGATGACGCAATCGAGGTCTTCGTCGATGGCTACCCGGTCAAAATCCCTAAGGGGTTGACGGTGCTCCAGGCCTGCATGCTTGCAGGCGTCGATATTCCCAGGTTCTGCTACCACGACCGCCTCTCCATCGCCGGAAACTGCCGTATGTGCCTCGTTGAGGTCGAGAAATCGCCGAAACCTGTCGCCTCCTGCGCGATGCCCGCTCTTCCAG GAATGAAAATCAAGACAGATACACCACTTGCAAAGAAGGCGAGAGAAGGAGTAATGGAATTTCTCTTAATGAATCATCCACTCGATTGCCCAATCTGTGATCAGGGTGGAGAATGTGATCTCCAGGATCAGTCCATGGCTTTTGGTTCTGATCGTGGTCGTTTTACTGAAACGAAGAGATCAGTAGTTGATAAGAACCTAGGCCCTCTGGTTAAGACAGTTATGACTCGATGTATCCAGTGTACCAG GTGTGTGAGGTTTGCATCAGAAATAGCTGGTGTTCCAGATCTTGGCATGCTGGGTCGTGGCAGTGGAGAAGAAATTGGAACATATGTTGAGAAACTTATGACCAGTGAATTGTCAGGCAACGTAATAGATATTTGTCCTGTAGGTGCCCTGACATCGAAGCCTTTTGCCTTTAAAGCTCGTAATTGGGAGCTAAAGGGAACAGAAAGCATTGATATAACAGATGCGGTTGGCTCAAATATTCGCATTGATAGTAGAGGTCCTGAGGTCATGCGGATTGTTCCCCGGTTGAATGAG GACATTAATGAGGAGTGGATATCAGATAAGACCCGTTTCTTTTATGATGGTCTTAAGAGGCAAAGGCTAAATGACCCAATGATTAGGGGTGCAGATGGGCGCTTTAAGGCTGTGAGCTGGCATGATGCACTTGCAGTGGTTGCAGAGGTAATCCACAAAGTTAAACCGGAAGAAATTGTTGGGGTTGCTGGTAAGCTGTCAGATGCTGAATCTATGATAGCACTAAAGGATTTCTTGAACAAGATGGGATCAGATAACATTTGGTGTGAAGGAAATGGCCCCAGTCCAAATGCTGACCTGCGATCTGGATATATTATGAATACTAGCATTAGTGGGTTGGAGAAGGCTGATGCTTTCCTCTTAGTTGGTACACAG CCAAGGGTTGAAGCTGCCATGGTGAATGCCAGAATTCGCAAAACTGTTAAAGCAACTAATGCTAAGGTTGGCTATGTGGGCCCTCCAGCTGATTTGAACTATGCTCACGAGCATTTGGGAACAGGCCCAGAAACACTGACTGAACTTGCTGAGGGACGCCATCCATTTTACTCTGCTCTATCGAGTGCTAAAAACCCTGTCATAATTGTTGGTGCTGGGATTTTTGGACGGAAGGATAAGGATGCAATTTTCTCGGTGGTTGAGACCATTGCCAAGAAAATAAATGCAGTCAGGCCTGAATGGAACGGACTCAATGTTTTGTTGCTTAATGCTGCCCAAGCTGCTGCTCTGGACCTTGGACTTGTAGCAGAATCAGAAAAAAGCATTGAATCTGCCAAGTTCATCTATTTGATGGGTGCAGATGACGTGAATTTGGACAAAACCCCTGATGATGCCTTTGTGGTATACCAAGGCCACCACGGTGATCGCGGCGTGTATCGTGCCAATGTGATTTTACCAGCATCGGCTTTCACTGAAAAAGAGGGCACATATGCAAACACGGAGGGGTGTGCTCAAACTACTGTACCTGCAGTCCCCACTGTTGGTGATTCCAGAGATGACTGGAAAATTGTTAGAGCATTGTCTGAGGTGGCAGGCGTTGCGCTACCTTACGATAACCTCAGTGCAATCAGATCCCGAATAAGTACTGTGGCGCCCAACCTATTGTGTGTAGACGAGAGAGAGCCGGCTGCATTTTCAACTTCTGCATTGAGACCGCAAGTCAAGGAGAAGCCCGATGCTGCTCCTTTCACAGCTGCTGTAGAGAACTTCTATATGACCGACTCGATTACCAGGGCGTCAAAGATCATGGCGCAATGCAGTGCCATGTTGTTGAAGAAATGA